A single Biomphalaria glabrata chromosome 2, xgBioGlab47.1, whole genome shotgun sequence DNA region contains:
- the LOC106070355 gene encoding beta-1,3-galactosyltransferase 5-like — protein MYRLCRPVKLSFYFMFFGLCVVTVVKLIIINQADTVRKRPIENDFVHPIEVGTSPTLVSTHLRTVGPTNVAMTSIQNYSSSFANLTRLNNKDLLEVILDDHLPESNWTNYKLNFSAKNELNYTFLITGEEICMKDDPYLLIIIPSEFGEVSRRDLLRKTWLRAATTNSWPKREIQNKIKFMFLFGTHSNVASEELKSLTKESILNNDIVMADFEDTYRNLTVKILVGLKWTIKYCSKVTYVLKCDMDTFINVPLMMEFLHYVQNNRSSDNFLIGLRHGYDKPPVVRDVHRWKVTETEYPLAYYPRYMYGHTYLLGRGSLDVLIAAAGSKPLIAPEDAFITGILPKLGGVLRLNAACFTMCCRQIFDCEVVWNKNVAITEIKNNERLERLWSNIAFNQCNNTISITEQT, from the coding sequence ATGTACAGACTATGTAGACCTGTCAAACTctcattttatttcatgttctTCGGATTGTGCGTTGTTACAGTTGTGAAGCTCATTATCATTAACCAGGCGGACACAGTGAGAAAAAGACCGATAGAAAATGACTTCGTACATCCAATTGAGGTAGGAACAAGTCCTACGCTAGTTTCTACTCATCTAAGAACAGTTGGCCCGACTAACGTTGCAATGACAAGCATTCAAAACTACAGTTCATCTTTTGCCAACTTGACCAGATTAAACAACAAAGACTTGCTGGAAGTCATTCTAGATGATCATCTTCCTGAGTCTAATTGGACAAATTATAAGCTCAATTTTAGCGCAAAAAATGAGCTGAATTATACATTTCTAATAACTGGTGAGGAAATATGCATGAAAGATGATCCCTATTTATTGATCATTATTCCTTCAGAGTTCGGTGAAGTAAGTCGAAGAGATCTTTTACGAAAAACATGGCTAAGGGCAGCCACAACAAACTCTTGGCCAAAAagagaaatacaaaacaaaattaaattcatGTTCCTATTTGGCACTCATTCAAATGTAGCCAGTGAAGAATTAAAATCTCTAACCAAAGAATCAATACTCAATAACGATATTGTTATGGCAGATTTTGAAGACACttatagaaatttaacagtCAAAATACTAGTTGGTTTAAAGTGGACAATAAAATATTGTAGTAAAGTAACTTATGTTTTAAAGTGTGATATGGATACTTTCATTAATGTCCCTTTAATGATGGAGTTTTTGCATTATGTTCAAAATAACAGATCGTCTGATAATTTTCTTATTGGACTCCGGCATGGCTATGACAAGCCTCCGGTAGTTCGCGATGTTCATCGCTGGAAAGTCACAGAAACTGAGTACCCGTTGGCTTATTATCCTAGATATATGTATGGCCACACATATCTCCTTGGCAGGGGAAGTCTGGATGTTTTGATAGCCGCAGCAGGTAGCAAGCCACTTATAGCCCCTGAGGATGCCTTTATAACAGGGATTTTACCAAAACTGGGTGGAGTACTTCGCCTGAATGCAGCATGTTTTACTATGTGTTGTAGGCAAATCTTTGACTGTGAAGTCGTTTGGAATAAAAATGTAGCAATAACAGAGATTAAGAACAATGAACGACTAGAGAGATTATGGTCTAATATTGCTTTTAATCAATGCAACAATACAATATCTATCACTGAACAAACAtag
- the LOC129924757 gene encoding uncharacterized protein LOC129924757, which translates to MPTKGYMFGKKKRYCKPRGRHASKTNAQLQSSVLDTAGSEAATTQPASAAERKISLTAVTNADNTNKRLPEDFIYVMMNSMQLTTMVSLLCCPHCFDNKLTMCITQSKGMAHLIKIKCLNCETYLWSDWTSKKSNDVHLDINVRAVAALKESGISHSKFDRFCGLMSMPCMHRNTYNNLANIVNTAIIEAGEECMIRASAVVHGRNISQPLTTDERISSTGCPVITVSFDGTWHKRGHSSHSGIGTVIDFDTGLVIDTEVLSNYCHVCDSNSAELNFDASKHMCQKNFSGSANAMEAAAASKIFSRSVASRKLVFGTMLCDGDSKSHSSAITNSGYDVEILKEDCINHISKRMFNALNNLKMSNKKELNYRLTKPKIEKITNYYSKALRQNAPDIQKMKLAVMGSFFHMMSSDLDHNHRLCPDGATSWCHFKRSEALKQPYKKHNQTITSEIGKLLFPIMKRLTDTDLLKRCSRMGTQNANESFHSLIWQRCPKTEFATLKTVRAATYLAVLAFNNGPVGIRSVFDILGIPWTLKNISSSEKKQNVKLQLVRKRKSIALVSRRKNLKKRRIEHEHRAEVLEGPTYQSGHFNE; encoded by the exons atgccaacaaaaggttatatgtttggaaagaaaaaacgttactgtaagcccagaggacgacatgcttcaaagacaaatgcacaattacaaag ctCTGTTTTGGACACAGCTGGATCTGAAGCAGCAACAACACAGCCTGCAAGTGCAGCTGAGCGAAAAATATCCCTAACTGCAGTTACTAACGCTGATAACACCAATAAGAggctgcctgaagatttcatatacgtcatgatgaattcaatgcaattgaccacaatggtctccttgttgtgctgtccacattgcTTTGACAACAAATTAACTATGTGCATCACACAATCAAAAGGCATggctcatttgattaaaatcaaatgccTAAATTGTGAAACATATTTGTGGTCCGACTGgacctcaaaaaaaagtaatgatgttcatctggatattaatgtccgcgctgtcgctgcattaaaagaatctggaatctcgcattctaaatttgataggttttgtggacttatgagtatgccctgcatgcacagaaatacttataacaatctagctaacatagtcaatactgctataattgaagctggtgaagaatgtatgattagggcatctgctgttgtgcatggaagaaacatttcacaacctCTAACTACAGATGAAAGAATAAGTTCAACAGGCTGTcctgttattacagtttctttcgatgggacttggcataaaaggggccactcatctcattcaggaattggcacagttattgattttgatactggactcgtcatcgacaccgaagtcctatcaaattattgccatgtttgtgattcaaactctgcagaactaaactttgatgcctctaagcatatgtgtcaaaaaaacttcagtggCTCAGCAAATGCAATGGAGGCCGCAGCAGCATCCAAAATCTTTTCGCGCTCTGTGGCATCCAGAAAACTTGTTTTTGGCACGATGCTGTGTGATGGCGATAGTAAATCGCATTCATCTGCCATTACCAACTCAGGAtatgatgtagaaatcttaaaagaggactgcattaaccacatctcaaaaagaatgtttaatgctttgaacaatttaaaaatgtctaacaaaaaagaactaaattataggcttacaaagccaaaaattgaaaaaattacaaattactaTTCCAAAGCTCTGCGCCAAAATGCTCCCGACAttcaaaaaatgaagctggctgttatgggctcattttttcatatgatgAGCTCAGACCTAGATCATAACCACAGGTTGTGTCCTGATGGCGCTACATCTTGGTGTCACTTTAAGAGATCAGAGGCACTAAAACAGCCATATAAAAAACACAACCAGACCATCACATCAGAAATAGGTAAACTGTTATTTCCTATAATGAAAAGACTAACAGACACAGATCTGTTAAAAAGATGTTCTAGAATGGGAACACAAAACGCCAATGAATCTTTTCATTCCCTCATTTGGCAAAGATGCCCCAAAACAGAATTCGCAACATTAAAAACGGTAAGGGCTGCGACATACCTTGCTGTTTTGGCCTTCAATAATGGACCTGTTGGCATCAGATCAGTTTTTGACATATTAGGCATTCCCTGGACACTAAAGAACATTTCTTCTAGtgagaaaaagcaaaatgtcaaactacagcttgttagaaaaagaaaatcaatcgcattagtgtccaggagaaaaaacttgaaaaaacgaagaattgagcatgagcaccgggcagaggttctagaaggtccaacctatcaatcaggtcattttaatgaatag